The Ornithodoros turicata isolate Travis chromosome 7, ASM3712646v1, whole genome shotgun sequence genome includes a region encoding these proteins:
- the LOC135401192 gene encoding RNA transcription, translation and transport factor protein-like isoform X1, whose amino-acid sequence MLLLRHTPCTYSEGKWSRHRMFKRKLTALGYHNPDSFNIQSQGEFRALVSWLEDQKIRHYKIEDRDGLRQTDSSDWTQAYEAYLTDLGCPHKSSNQRAVADYLLALSVRLEYGDNVDKFKEASAEKLKEVVQSSAPTVVNENPLDNLNFESQEFKQGVKALAQYLNVAQHPDHLVTLQGICSLVRDRLSVEGQERVKEHKQATPYPLKESSLGFESGDAVLNHAAKVLRLLYVHDLRDLQTRINEAIVAVQAITANPKTDTRLGKVGR is encoded by the exons ATGCTTCTTCTCCGGCATACTCCATGCACATATTCGGA AGGGAAGTGGAGCAGGCATAGAATGTTTAAGCGAAAGCTTACTGCCCTCGGATACCACAACCCTGATAGCTTCAATATTCAAA GTCAAGGGGAATTCCGTGCTCTTGTGTCGTGGCTGGAAGACCAAAAAATCAGACACTATAAAATCGAGGACCGGGATGGCCTAAGGCAGACGGATTCCTCGGACTGGACGCAAGCCTACGAAGCT TACCTGACGGATCTGGGATGCCCGCACAAGAGTAGCAACCAACGAGCTGTTGCAGACTACCTTTTAGCCCTGTCTGTGCGTCTTGAATACGGAGATAATG TTGACAAGTTTAAGGAAGCTAGTGCGGAGAAACTGAAAGAAGTTGTGCAGTCGAGTGCACCAACGGTCGTGAATGAAAATCCTTTGGACAACTTAAACT TTGAGAGCCAGGAATTTAAGCAGGGAGTAAAAGCACTTGCTCAGTATCTCAATGTCGCACAGCATCCCGACCATTTAGTCACCCTTCAG GGGATTTGCAGTCTAGTGAGAGATCGGCTATCGGTAGAAGGACAGGAAAGAGTAAAGGAGCATAAGCAG GCAACGCCCTACCCCTTGAAAGAGAGTAGTCTTGGTTTTGAATCTGGAG ACGCTGTGCTGAACCACGCGGCAAAGGTCCTGCGACTGCTGTACGTCCATGATCTGCGTGATCTGCAAACCCGCATCAACGAGGCTATTGTGGCTGTGCAAGCCATAACAGCAAATCCAAAAACCGACACGCGGCTTGGTAAAGTGGGTCGCTGA
- the LOC135401192 gene encoding RNA transcription, translation and transport factor protein-like isoform X2, producing MFKRKLTALGYHNPDSFNIQSQGEFRALVSWLEDQKIRHYKIEDRDGLRQTDSSDWTQAYEAYLTDLGCPHKSSNQRAVADYLLALSVRLEYGDNVDKFKEASAEKLKEVVQSSAPTVVNENPLDNLNFESQEFKQGVKALAQYLNVAQHPDHLVTLQGICSLVRDRLSVEGQERVKEHKQATPYPLKESSLGFESGDAVLNHAAKVLRLLYVHDLRDLQTRINEAIVAVQAITANPKTDTRLGKVGR from the exons ATGTTTAAGCGAAAGCTTACTGCCCTCGGATACCACAACCCTGATAGCTTCAATATTCAAA GTCAAGGGGAATTCCGTGCTCTTGTGTCGTGGCTGGAAGACCAAAAAATCAGACACTATAAAATCGAGGACCGGGATGGCCTAAGGCAGACGGATTCCTCGGACTGGACGCAAGCCTACGAAGCT TACCTGACGGATCTGGGATGCCCGCACAAGAGTAGCAACCAACGAGCTGTTGCAGACTACCTTTTAGCCCTGTCTGTGCGTCTTGAATACGGAGATAATG TTGACAAGTTTAAGGAAGCTAGTGCGGAGAAACTGAAAGAAGTTGTGCAGTCGAGTGCACCAACGGTCGTGAATGAAAATCCTTTGGACAACTTAAACT TTGAGAGCCAGGAATTTAAGCAGGGAGTAAAAGCACTTGCTCAGTATCTCAATGTCGCACAGCATCCCGACCATTTAGTCACCCTTCAG GGGATTTGCAGTCTAGTGAGAGATCGGCTATCGGTAGAAGGACAGGAAAGAGTAAAGGAGCATAAGCAG GCAACGCCCTACCCCTTGAAAGAGAGTAGTCTTGGTTTTGAATCTGGAG ACGCTGTGCTGAACCACGCGGCAAAGGTCCTGCGACTGCTGTACGTCCATGATCTGCGTGATCTGCAAACCCGCATCAACGAGGCTATTGTGGCTGTGCAAGCCATAACAGCAAATCCAAAAACCGACACGCGGCTTGGTAAAGTGGGTCGCTGA
- the LOC135401193 gene encoding large ribosomal subunit protein bL17m-like produces the protein MEAASRLVPQLRYRVSHRHRNLTCSEGPLGRIEKIRRTLTALLKHERIELNYHRADECRGYAERLITEAIRNGDTHVRTMQLADFWINEKQLIHKLFKVLVPRYANYDGSYTAVHILQTPFHTNYNTNVPGPDYRQNWVALELKGNPYPPVPGRLQPNPFFIPNVLLSEAKREMHKMEFPAKKLA, from the exons ATGGAAGCGGCTTCACGTTTGGTTCCTCAACTTCGGTATCGTGTATCCCACAGGCATAGAAATTTAACCTGTTCAGAAGGACCTTTAGGACGCATAGAAAAAATACGAAGGACACTAACTGCACTTCTCAAACATGAGAGAATTGAGTTGAACTACCATCGCGCTGACGAATGTCGAGGATATGCTGAACGG CTCATCACAGAGGCAATCCGCAATGGGGATACTCATGTCAGAACAATGCAACTTGCTGACTTTTGGATCAAT GAAAAACAGTTGATCCACAAGCTTTTCAAGGTCCTGGTGCCGCGTTACGCCAACTACGATGGGTCGTACACAGCAGTGCATATTCTGCAGACACCGTTTCACACCAACTATAACACCAATGTTCCAGGCCCAGATTATCGCCAGAATTGGGTGGCGCTGGAGTTGAAAG GAAACCCGTATCCTCCTGTTCCTGGCCGACTACAGCCGAACCCATTCTTTATCCCCAACGTTCTCCTTTCGGAAGCGAAGCGCGAGATGCACAAAATGGAATTTCCAGCGAAGAAGCTAGCGTAA